In Liquorilactobacillus hordei DSM 19519, the following proteins share a genomic window:
- a CDS encoding dTDP-4-dehydrorhamnose 3,5-epimerase family protein produces the protein MSLHIDKLSVTDSKIEGLQIINAKMVTEGRGTVRELYRQSSYSSFLPNTVSAWSQVNLTRTQRGAVRGLHGEAMSKLVTVAYGSAYGVYVDTRVNSKTIGAVVTVKLTPGVQVFVPQGVCNGFQALDENTEYLYFFDNEWAPGMSGVALTPLDAELGIEWPISIDPNNREQISEKDSKAPSLSEVLALQSSKKNS, from the coding sequence TTGAGTTTACATATTGATAAATTATCTGTCACAGATTCAAAAATTGAAGGGTTACAAATTATTAATGCTAAAATGGTAACTGAAGGTCGCGGTACTGTTCGTGAACTTTATCGTCAAAGCAGCTATTCAAGTTTTCTTCCAAATACTGTTTCTGCATGGAGTCAAGTGAATTTAACACGGACTCAACGCGGTGCAGTTCGCGGACTTCATGGTGAGGCAATGTCAAAGTTGGTAACAGTAGCCTATGGATCTGCTTATGGTGTTTATGTGGATACGAGAGTAAATAGTAAGACAATTGGGGCAGTTGTAACAGTTAAACTAACTCCAGGAGTCCAAGTATTTGTTCCACAAGGGGTCTGCAACGGATTTCAGGCACTTGATGAGAACACGGAATATTTGTATTTCTTTGACAACGAGTGGGCTCCAGGAATGTCTGGGGTTGCATTGACTCCGCTAGATGCTGAATTAGGTATTGAATGGCCAATCAGTATAGATCCAAATAATCGTGAGCAGATATCTGAAAAAGATTCGAAAGCACCGAGCTTGAGCGAAGTGCTTGCACTTCAATCCTCAAAGAAAAATAGTTAA
- the cas2 gene encoding CRISPR-associated endonuclease Cas2: MRLMIMFDLPVETSKQRKDYRKFRKSLINEGFIMVQYSVYVRVCVNKKSALFMEHRIETFLPESGLVQSLVLTEKQYNDMHFLVGAPVEDVRNSSDRTVIL, from the coding sequence ATGCGGTTAATGATAATGTTTGATTTACCTGTAGAAACAAGTAAGCAGCGAAAGGACTATCGGAAGTTTAGAAAGTCATTAATAAATGAGGGCTTTATTATGGTGCAGTATTCCGTATATGTTAGAGTTTGTGTGAATAAAAAATCTGCTTTGTTCATGGAACATAGAATTGAAACATTTTTACCTGAGAGTGGACTGGTTCAATCATTGGTATTAACAGAGAAACAATATAATGATATGCACTTTCTGGTGGGGGCCCCTGTTGAGGATGTGCGTAATTCTTCAGATCGGACGGTGATTTTATGA
- a CDS encoding YagU family protein → MLSLSKPKIAFKTIVWKSIWYGFIAGMISGMVKIGWENILPPRTLARNATNPPQHLLEQFGMSSKTVHAFVYYSTDQKVFFVALIIHFAFSIVFAALFIFLAQYWKKTTMWQGAAYGIVIWIAFHIIIMPAMGTVPAAWNQPFDEHFSEFFGHIVWAWSIYAVAVCLAKNEKKNKLENL, encoded by the coding sequence ATGTTAAGTTTATCAAAGCCTAAGATAGCTTTTAAAACAATTGTTTGGAAGAGTATCTGGTATGGCTTTATTGCTGGTATGATTTCAGGTATGGTCAAAATCGGATGGGAAAATATTTTACCACCACGTACATTGGCTAGAAATGCCACGAATCCACCACAGCACTTATTAGAACAGTTCGGAATGTCTTCAAAAACAGTTCATGCATTCGTTTATTATTCTACTGATCAGAAGGTTTTCTTTGTTGCACTAATTATTCATTTTGCATTTTCAATTGTTTTTGCTGCATTATTCATTTTTTTGGCACAATATTGGAAGAAAACAACAATGTGGCAAGGTGCTGCATACGGGATTGTAATTTGGATTGCTTTCCATATTATTATTATGCCTGCAATGGGGACTGTTCCAGCAGCTTGGAACCAACCATTTGACGAACATTTTTCTGAATTTTTTGGACATATTGTTTGGGCATGGTCAATCTATGCAGTTGCAGTTTGTTTAGCGAAAAACGAAAAGAAAAACAAGTTAGAGAATTTATAA
- a CDS encoding GTP pyrophosphokinase family protein gives MEIYGAYGKYLPEIKNEIMHKISELSHQIEKRDEEKLYEHLSGRVKQEESMIEKCQRKGLDLTPRSALNDCKDAIGIRVVCNFIDDIYKLVGLLKEQDWCDVIKEKDYVSKSKPNGYRSYHLIIKFNTSYPDINGHVPGDYYAEIQLRTIAMDSWASLEHELKYKHNIKNPEQIPESASNETGETIKRISKIKEMGYEIALDDVGMGMNTLAFVLANTNHIKRLKLSIVPFKTLSMESLVLLIKFWKLVANEAKVELVIEGIDSEKMRTMVHQAGVKMQQGFLWKSQFIFLY, from the coding sequence ATGGAAATATATGGTGCTTATGGCAAGTATCTTCCAGAAATAAAAAACGAAATTATGCACAAAATCAGCGAGCTTAGTCATCAAATTGAAAAACGAGATGAAGAGAAACTATACGAACATCTAAGTGGCAGAGTTAAACAAGAAGAAAGTATGATTGAGAAATGTCAGCGAAAAGGTTTGGATCTGACCCCTAGAAGTGCACTTAATGATTGTAAGGATGCAATTGGGATTAGAGTTGTATGCAACTTTATTGATGACATTTACAAATTAGTTGGTCTTTTAAAGGAACAAGACTGGTGTGATGTAATTAAGGAAAAGGATTACGTGTCAAAGTCAAAACCCAATGGCTATAGAAGTTATCACTTAATTATAAAATTTAATACTTCATATCCAGATATTAATGGGCATGTTCCAGGTGATTATTATGCAGAGATTCAGTTGAGAACGATTGCCATGGACTCCTGGGCTAGTTTAGAACATGAATTGAAGTATAAACATAATATTAAGAATCCAGAGCAAATTCCTGAAAGCGCTTCTAATGAAACAGGAGAAACAATAAAACGAATATCCAAGATAAAAGAAATGGGATACGAAATAGCGCTTGATGATGTAGGAATGGGGATGAATACACTGGCATTTGTATTAGCAAATACTAATCACATAAAAAGATTAAAATTATCAATAGTGCCCTTTAAGACACTGAGTATGGAATCATTGGTATTATTAATTAAATTTTGGAAGTTAGTTGCTAATGAAGCAAAGGTAGAACTTGTAATTGAAGGAATTGATTCTGAAAAAATGAGAACAATGGTTCATCAAGCAGGCGTTAAAATGCAACAAGGCTTTTTGTGGAAGAGCCAATTTATATTTCTATATTAA
- a CDS encoding gamma-glutamyl-gamma-aminobutyrate hydrolase family protein, with product MTKKPIIGISGSIIKDQGGIFPGYQRAYVNNDYIRAVNNNGGVALILPTSPAETAKQIIASVDGLILSGGQDVNPFNYGEEIQQKCGAIFPERDDFEFALLEAAETKKIPILGICRGAQIINVYRGGKLYQDISYRAEHTLRHFQLQDPPISTHKIEIAENSLLDRVIQKDSLVVNSFHHQLVKSVPQSLKITGTTSDGVVEVLEDPSLEFFLGVQFHPEMLIDSVKSVNKIFRKMIEVSANN from the coding sequence ATGACTAAAAAACCAATTATTGGTATTTCAGGAAGCATCATCAAAGATCAGGGAGGAATATTTCCAGGCTACCAGCGTGCTTACGTAAATAATGATTATATTAGAGCTGTAAATAATAATGGGGGAGTTGCACTGATTTTACCAACAAGTCCAGCTGAAACGGCTAAGCAAATTATTGCCTCGGTGGATGGTTTGATTCTTTCAGGTGGGCAGGATGTGAATCCTTTTAATTATGGCGAAGAGATTCAGCAAAAATGTGGTGCAATTTTTCCTGAGAGAGACGATTTTGAATTTGCGTTGCTGGAAGCAGCTGAAACAAAAAAAATTCCGATATTGGGTATTTGTCGTGGTGCACAAATAATTAATGTTTATCGTGGAGGAAAATTATACCAGGATATTTCTTACCGTGCTGAGCATACATTGCGACATTTCCAACTTCAAGATCCGCCAATTTCAACGCACAAGATTGAAATTGCAGAGAATTCATTGTTGGATAGGGTTATTCAAAAAGACAGCTTGGTTGTTAATTCGTTTCACCATCAGTTGGTTAAATCTGTGCCACAGAGTCTAAAGATTACAGGAACCACTTCTGACGGTGTTGTAGAAGTCCTCGAAGACCCCAGCTTGGAGTTTTTTTTAGGAGTTCAATTTCATCCAGAAATGTTAATTGACAGTGTTAAAAGTGTAAACAAGATATTTCGAAAGATGATTGAAGTTTCAGCAAATAATTAA
- the cas9 gene encoding type II CRISPR RNA-guided endonuclease Cas9 (Cas9, originally named Csn1, is the large, multifunctional signature protein of type II CRISPR/Cas systems. It is well known even to general audiences because its RNA-guided endonuclease activity has made it a popular tool for custom editing of eukaryotic genomes.) translates to MENNRYNVGLDIGTSSIGFAVTDEQDELVQVKGKNYIGVRLFKEGQTASERRSFRTTRRRLKRRKWRLGLLEEIFAPYLAQGDPYFLARMKESNISPRDERKKYYGSLLFSDDTVFYDKYPTVYHLRHALMTEDRKFDIREIYLAVHHIIKYRGNFLINTLINEFSSKAVDFKKDADILNDLFEQFYISDINDSFQLNTADMNEISELLLDNSKTRLDRQRESLKKLAKKVDDISVAKKHQKIATEFSKAILGNKAKFDVILNVTTDSSNDWSFKLEDEDADEKIVVLLEELNTPQQEALNIIHQWYSQISLNGIVPDGKSISEAMISSYELHKEHLALLKQQINNTKDKKKAHGLHEAYNEYVHGNNNKKLNQADFYSKVKQNLESSLITDEILELINAENFMPKQRTSANGVIPHQLHQQELDRIIQNQAKYYPFLAETNPNEKRSKVAKYKLDELVAFRVPYYVGPLITATDQKKTSGKEFAWMVRKQPGRITPWNFDEKVNKMESANTFIRRMTTKDSYLIAEDVLPDESLLYQKFKVLNELNNLRADGRKLKVSVKQKVFKELFQQQKTITIVKLQNYLKAECSFLTTPEISGLSKPEHFVSSLATYIDLKKIFGEDIDNPARQNDFERMIEWATIFEDKNIYSEKLNEIKWLNDRQKKELKNKNYHGWGKLSAKLLKGLRDSDECSIIEHMWNTQQNFMQVQAEEDFAQRIQEENNQHLKGNTLEEVLADAYTSPQNKKAIRQVVKVIEDIQKAMGGIAPQKISIEFTRAPEEKPRRSVERQQQIEKIYKSVANEVENAGVKDELQRFSDRKQTLTDKYFLYFTQLGKDMYTGKSINIDQIGNYQIDHILPQAFIKDDSLDNRVLVSAAVNNGKSDNVPTKNDRYKVREHGQRLYDQGLISKRKFNNLITDPDSINKFTARGFVKRQLVETSQVIRLVAEFLYNKYQSKSEIIEVRAKMNSQLRKDFGLIKNRNVNDYHHALDAYLTTFIGNYLYRRYPKLRAYFTYGCFKKVDDSQLKYFNFLHDIEDDKKKIIKDNDTGEILWHRDEGIARFKRIYNFKYMLVTHEVLTRQGAMFKQTVYSAAVAGSKKLIPVKEDRPIDIYGGYTNNNDAFLAIVKVTKKKQYMVVGIPQRAVVKLNDAAKQGSKAYQKVLYNVIKPQFIKKKKDRKTGKITQKLENFEIVVSKTLYRQLIIDGDQKYMLGSSAYKYNAKQLVLSEYALEVLDRSIFEKKEYTTVDLDNVYDEILAQVDKYFSLYDKNKFRQKLHESRKIFTELPINNLFSGTKLLKSGKRETLNEILEGLHANATKKDLKSLKFSTPLGMIQYPSGIILSENAILCYQSPTGIFERRVTLKDL, encoded by the coding sequence GTGGAAAATAATAGATATAATGTTGGCTTGGATATTGGGACATCTTCAATCGGATTTGCTGTGACAGATGAACAAGATGAGTTAGTACAGGTTAAGGGAAAAAATTATATTGGAGTAAGACTTTTTAAGGAAGGTCAAACTGCGTCAGAACGGCGTAGCTTTCGAACAACACGTAGAAGACTAAAAAGGAGAAAATGGCGTTTAGGCCTTTTGGAGGAAATATTTGCACCATACTTAGCACAGGGGGATCCATATTTTTTAGCACGTATGAAGGAATCAAATATTTCACCACGAGATGAACGCAAAAAGTATTATGGTTCACTACTTTTTTCTGATGATACCGTTTTTTATGATAAATATCCAACAGTTTATCATTTGAGACATGCCTTAATGACAGAGGATAGAAAGTTTGATATTAGAGAAATTTATTTGGCTGTGCATCATATTATTAAATATCGAGGAAACTTCTTAATTAATACTTTGATAAATGAATTTTCTTCCAAAGCAGTTGATTTTAAGAAAGATGCTGATATATTAAACGATTTATTTGAGCAATTTTATATTTCTGATATTAACGATTCTTTTCAATTGAATACTGCTGACATGAATGAAATTAGTGAATTATTACTTGATAACTCCAAAACTAGACTTGACCGTCAGCGTGAAAGTTTAAAAAAACTAGCAAAAAAGGTAGATGATATATCTGTCGCTAAAAAGCATCAAAAAATTGCAACGGAATTCAGTAAGGCAATTCTGGGAAATAAAGCTAAATTTGATGTCATTTTAAATGTTACTACAGATAGTTCGAATGATTGGTCTTTTAAGTTAGAAGATGAGGATGCAGACGAAAAAATCGTCGTTTTGCTGGAAGAATTAAATACCCCACAGCAGGAAGCTTTGAATATTATTCATCAATGGTATTCACAGATTTCCTTGAACGGAATTGTTCCCGATGGAAAATCGATTTCAGAAGCAATGATTAGTAGCTATGAACTACATAAAGAGCATCTAGCACTTTTAAAACAGCAGATTAATAATACTAAAGATAAAAAGAAAGCACATGGTTTACATGAGGCATATAACGAATATGTACATGGAAATAATAACAAGAAACTAAATCAAGCAGATTTTTATTCTAAGGTTAAGCAAAATCTAGAATCATCTTTGATTACGGATGAAATTCTAGAATTGATTAATGCTGAGAATTTTATGCCTAAACAGCGAACATCTGCTAATGGTGTGATCCCACATCAGTTACATCAGCAAGAATTAGACAGAATTATTCAAAATCAAGCAAAGTACTATCCGTTTTTGGCAGAAACTAATCCGAATGAAAAACGGAGTAAGGTTGCAAAGTATAAATTGGATGAGTTAGTAGCCTTTCGTGTGCCATATTACGTTGGACCGCTTATTACAGCAACTGACCAAAAGAAAACTTCAGGGAAAGAATTTGCTTGGATGGTACGTAAACAGCCTGGTAGAATCACACCATGGAATTTTGATGAGAAAGTTAACAAAATGGAGTCAGCAAATACTTTTATTCGACGTATGACAACAAAAGACAGTTATCTAATTGCAGAAGATGTTTTACCTGATGAAAGCCTTCTTTACCAGAAGTTTAAAGTGTTGAATGAATTAAATAACTTGCGAGCTGATGGGCGTAAACTAAAAGTTTCTGTTAAGCAGAAAGTTTTTAAAGAGTTATTTCAGCAACAAAAAACTATTACAATAGTTAAGTTACAAAATTATTTAAAAGCTGAGTGCAGCTTTTTAACTACTCCTGAGATTAGTGGCTTATCAAAACCAGAGCATTTTGTCTCCAGTCTAGCGACCTATATTGATTTAAAAAAAATTTTTGGCGAAGATATTGATAATCCTGCTAGACAAAATGACTTTGAACGTATGATTGAATGGGCAACTATTTTTGAAGACAAAAATATTTACAGTGAAAAATTAAATGAAATTAAATGGTTAAACGATAGGCAAAAAAAAGAATTAAAAAATAAAAATTACCATGGTTGGGGTAAATTATCAGCCAAGCTACTTAAAGGCTTAAGAGATTCTGATGAATGCTCAATTATTGAGCATATGTGGAATACTCAACAAAACTTTATGCAAGTTCAAGCTGAAGAAGATTTCGCACAACGAATTCAAGAAGAAAATAATCAGCATTTAAAAGGAAATACTTTAGAAGAAGTTTTGGCAGATGCCTATACATCTCCGCAAAATAAAAAAGCTATTCGACAAGTAGTTAAAGTTATTGAAGATATTCAAAAAGCTATGGGCGGAATAGCTCCGCAAAAAATATCAATTGAATTTACTAGAGCGCCCGAAGAAAAACCGCGTCGTTCTGTCGAGCGACAGCAGCAAATTGAAAAAATTTATAAAAGCGTTGCAAATGAGGTCGAGAACGCTGGAGTAAAGGATGAGTTACAACGTTTTTCTGACAGAAAACAGACTTTAACTGATAAATATTTCTTGTACTTTACCCAGCTTGGCAAAGATATGTATACTGGTAAGTCAATTAACATTGATCAGATTGGTAATTATCAAATTGACCATATTCTACCGCAAGCATTTATTAAAGATGATTCGCTTGATAATCGTGTTTTAGTGAGTGCAGCCGTAAATAATGGCAAATCTGATAATGTTCCCACAAAAAATGATAGGTATAAAGTGCGAGAACATGGGCAAAGACTGTATGATCAGGGGTTGATATCCAAACGAAAATTTAATAATTTGATAACTGATCCTGATTCTATTAATAAATTTACTGCAAGAGGATTTGTTAAACGACAATTGGTTGAAACAAGCCAAGTTATCCGACTAGTTGCTGAGTTTTTGTATAACAAATATCAGAGTAAAAGTGAGATCATTGAAGTTCGAGCTAAAATGAATTCACAGTTACGTAAGGATTTTGGATTAATCAAAAACCGAAATGTCAATGATTATCATCATGCCTTGGACGCCTATTTAACTACCTTTATCGGAAATTATCTTTATCGGCGTTATCCAAAATTGCGTGCATATTTCACTTATGGATGCTTTAAAAAGGTTGATGATTCCCAATTAAAGTATTTTAATTTTTTGCATGATATAGAAGATGATAAGAAAAAGATCATTAAGGATAATGATACAGGAGAAATTCTCTGGCATCGTGATGAAGGAATTGCACGATTTAAAAGAATTTATAATTTTAAATATATGCTGGTAACGCATGAAGTTTTGACTAGACAAGGTGCGATGTTTAAGCAAACTGTATACTCGGCCGCAGTAGCAGGAAGCAAAAAATTGATTCCTGTTAAAGAGGATCGACCAATTGATATTTATGGAGGATACACCAATAATAATGATGCTTTTCTGGCAATCGTTAAAGTTACTAAGAAAAAGCAATATATGGTAGTTGGTATACCACAAAGAGCAGTAGTTAAACTGAATGATGCCGCAAAGCAAGGTAGTAAAGCATACCAAAAAGTTTTATACAATGTTATAAAACCACAATTTATTAAGAAAAAGAAAGATAGAAAAACCGGTAAAATTACACAAAAGTTAGAGAATTTTGAAATCGTGGTTTCCAAAACTCTATATCGACAGCTGATTATTGATGGTGATCAGAAATATATGTTGGGAAGTTCAGCGTATAAATATAATGCTAAGCAACTGGTCTTATCTGAGTATGCATTGGAAGTTTTAGATAGAAGTATTTTTGAAAAAAAAGAATACACAACTGTTGATTTAGATAATGTTTACGATGAAATTCTTGCACAGGTAGACAAATATTTTTCTTTATATGACAAAAATAAATTTCGCCAGAAATTACATGAAAGTAGAAAGATTTTTACTGAATTACCAATAAATAATTTATTCTCAGGAACAAAATTATTAAAAAGCGGCAAACGTGAGACGTTGAATGAAATATTGGAAGGATTGCATGCAAATGCAACTAAGAAAGATTTAAAAAGCCTTAAATTTTCTACACCACTTGGAATGATACAGTATCCAAGTGGGATTATACTTTCGGAAAACGCAATTCTATGTTATCAATCTCCAACAGGAATTTTTGAGCGAAGAGTGACACTTAAAGATTTGTAG
- the cas1 gene encoding type II CRISPR-associated endonuclease Cas1, translating to MGWRSVIITQHAKLSYASRMMTVQTRDGINQIPLDDISLLLIATTQAVITSALISHLAAHEVKVIFSDSMHEPICETVSYYPNNRDIDLLTTQINWSVQTQEILWTKIIFSKIKNQLNVLSLYKRDITDIGTELEKIEINDFTNREATVARKYFPLLFDTKFVRRNNSPINAALNYGYSILLSTVNQEVVTNGYLTYIGIHHHSENNSFNLSSDLMEPFRPVIDYWVAGQRFVEFTPDIKYGLVELLSLEIKFNGRKMLFKNAIIEHVRNSLKFLNGEKDHVEIEVELTNEVPNNAVNDNV from the coding sequence ATGGGATGGAGATCTGTTATCATTACACAACACGCAAAACTTTCATATGCTTCTCGCATGATGACTGTTCAGACTAGGGATGGAATTAATCAAATTCCTCTGGATGATATTAGCCTATTGTTGATTGCAACGACTCAAGCAGTAATAACTTCGGCATTGATCAGTCATTTGGCGGCACATGAAGTGAAAGTCATATTTTCAGATAGTATGCATGAACCGATTTGTGAAACAGTTAGTTACTATCCTAATAATCGCGATATCGATCTATTGACAACGCAGATTAACTGGTCTGTCCAAACACAAGAAATATTATGGACAAAAATAATTTTTAGCAAAATTAAAAATCAACTGAATGTTTTATCTTTATATAAAAGAGATATTACTGATATTGGTACAGAATTAGAGAAAATTGAAATTAATGACTTTACTAATCGAGAAGCAACAGTTGCCAGAAAATATTTTCCACTGCTTTTTGATACAAAATTTGTAAGGCGTAATAATTCACCAATTAATGCAGCCCTTAACTATGGGTATTCTATTTTATTATCGACGGTTAATCAAGAAGTGGTGACCAATGGGTATTTAACTTATATTGGTATCCACCATCATAGTGAAAATAATTCTTTTAATCTAAGCTCAGATTTGATGGAGCCGTTTAGACCAGTAATTGATTATTGGGTTGCTGGCCAAAGATTTGTTGAATTTACACCAGATATTAAGTATGGACTAGTAGAATTGTTAAGTCTAGAGATTAAATTCAATGGCAGAAAAATGCTTTTTAAAAATGCCATTATTGAGCATGTCAGAAATTCTTTAAAGTTTTTGAATGGTGAGAAAGATCATGTCGAAATTGAGGTGGAGTTAACAAATGAGGTACCAAATAATGCGGTTAATGATAATGTTTGA
- the csn2 gene encoding type II-A CRISPR-associated protein Csn2: protein MKISYATHKLFNIERGKINVIATDNPIVYRDFILGCRDQSDLVKAYDDEFNAVEVTGAIDWLGDLMITQNLDKKYLPAIFKKMFADMPDEQRGRIHLATQNLDNAIQEGLYLADFPIKVTYDFDLRKSLKFAHTHFDDDILKQPYDIIKTVLKIHQICEMKSCLTICNVAHYITIEQMEDLAAFLQDVMLPLALIEFTDNKANEFYKNCNFYYIDKDYVDWYE from the coding sequence ATGAAGATATCATACGCCACGCATAAATTGTTCAATATTGAGCGGGGGAAGATCAATGTGATTGCTACTGATAATCCGATAGTTTACCGAGATTTTATTCTAGGATGCAGAGATCAAAGTGACCTAGTAAAAGCTTATGATGATGAATTTAATGCAGTGGAAGTAACCGGGGCGATTGATTGGTTGGGAGACTTGATGATAACGCAGAATCTTGACAAGAAGTATTTGCCGGCTATTTTTAAAAAGATGTTCGCAGATATGCCAGATGAACAAAGAGGTAGAATTCATCTGGCAACTCAAAATCTGGATAACGCTATTCAAGAGGGTCTGTATTTAGCAGACTTTCCAATTAAGGTTACTTATGATTTTGATTTGAGAAAATCGTTAAAATTTGCGCATACACATTTTGATGATGATATTTTGAAACAACCATATGATATAATAAAAACAGTTCTTAAAATTCATCAAATATGTGAAATGAAATCATGTTTAACTATTTGTAATGTAGCTCATTACATAACAATTGAACAAATGGAAGATTTAGCAGCATTCCTACAAGACGTGATGTTGCCACTTGCTCTCATTGAATTCACAGATAATAAAGCAAATGAATTTTATAAAAATTGCAATTTTTACTATATTGACAAGGATTATGTCGATTGGTATGAATAA
- a CDS encoding amino acid permease: MQMIALGGTIGVGLFMGSSATIKWTGPSVLLAYGLAGLVLYIVMRALGEMLYVDPSTGSFANYASEYIHPLAGYLTAWSNVFQYLVVGISEVIAVGQYLNYWWPNLPDWISGTIVIVTLCIANLVSVKAYGELEFWFALIKVLTIIFMLILGALVILLGLGNNWHPLGFSNLWSHGGFFTGGFKGFIFALSIVIASYQGVEVIGITAGEAKNPQVTVIKSIKSIVARILLFYIGSIFIIVTIYPWNQLANVGSPFVETFSRVGISAAAAIINFVLVTAAMSGCNSGIFSSSRMLYTLGLKKEINDKFTRLSSKGVPVLPVLTISTGILLGLLLNEILPYFVKSSSNIFVLVYSSSVLPGMVPWFVILFSQLKFRKIKKNELTDHPFKLPLYPFSSYFAILALSLTLLFMFFNPETRVSVIVGAIFLIIMSLIFWRTHRNN; this comes from the coding sequence ATGCAGATGATCGCACTAGGAGGAACGATTGGAGTTGGGCTGTTTATGGGATCTTCCGCTACAATCAAGTGGACTGGTCCATCTGTCTTATTAGCGTATGGATTAGCCGGATTAGTGCTATACATAGTAATGCGTGCACTAGGAGAAATGCTTTATGTTGACCCTTCAACGGGTTCTTTTGCAAATTATGCTTCGGAATATATTCATCCTCTTGCAGGTTACCTTACTGCTTGGAGTAACGTCTTTCAATACCTAGTAGTTGGTATCAGTGAAGTGATCGCTGTTGGCCAATATTTAAATTATTGGTGGCCCAATCTTCCAGACTGGATCTCAGGAACAATTGTAATTGTTACACTATGTATTGCAAATCTTGTTTCTGTAAAAGCATATGGAGAACTAGAATTTTGGTTTGCACTGATTAAGGTCTTAACAATTATCTTTATGCTAATTTTGGGAGCCCTCGTAATCCTATTAGGTTTAGGAAATAACTGGCATCCACTTGGCTTTTCTAATTTATGGTCTCACGGTGGCTTTTTTACAGGTGGATTTAAAGGATTTATCTTCGCGCTTTCAATAGTAATTGCCTCCTATCAAGGGGTTGAAGTCATTGGAATTACTGCAGGTGAAGCTAAGAATCCCCAAGTCACAGTTATTAAGTCAATTAAGTCGATTGTTGCCCGCATCTTATTATTTTATATTGGTTCAATTTTTATCATTGTCACAATCTATCCATGGAATCAGCTTGCTAATGTTGGTTCACCATTTGTCGAAACTTTCTCACGCGTAGGAATTTCAGCCGCTGCAGCCATCATCAATTTTGTGCTTGTAACTGCCGCAATGTCTGGTTGCAATTCTGGAATATTCAGCTCAAGTCGAATGCTTTATACCCTTGGTCTAAAAAAAGAAATTAATGATAAGTTCACAAGATTATCTTCCAAAGGTGTTCCAGTTTTACCAGTTCTCACAATTTCTACAGGGATTTTACTTGGATTATTATTAAATGAAATTTTGCCTTATTTTGTTAAAAGTAGTTCTAACATTTTCGTTTTGGTCTATAGTTCCAGTGTCTTACCTGGAATGGTACCTTGGTTTGTAATCTTATTTAGTCAATTGAAATTCCGTAAAATAAAAAAAAATGAGTTAACGGATCACCCCTTCAAATTACCGTTATATCCTTTCAGTAGCTACTTCGCAATTTTAGCATTATCTCTAACTTTATTATTTATGTTCTTCAATCCTGAAACTAGAGTTTCTGTAATTGTTGGTGCAATTTTCTTGATTATTATGTCTTTAATATTTTGGAGGACGCATCGCAATAACTAA